A genomic window from Fusarium oxysporum Fo47 chromosome X, complete sequence includes:
- a CDS encoding monocarboxylate transporter translates to MPAEENGQSTSQRHQKPSKWRQCSIVIAAFMLNFSGCGLLFCFGIFQSLYEDMSRKAGNPFTGASSAEITLIGSIAASLMKLGAPILASFGTTLWHLQLTQGLLIGIATCLSFMPSMVVPPSWFGRHRALCMGIISSGTGVGGLVWSPVLTACIGEFGYQNTLRLTGCICTVLICISGCTLTWEPQMAASLQVANTRPSWATALFKVPLPPRKLVLTRKFLAQSINAFFQSAAYYTPIFYIAAFSKTLGYKDTDGANFTALSNACNAIGKVGVGFIADRIGRLDSFFLTTLLSCTSTAGLWVSSTVLGSSDVELGRALFITFTVVYGLFASAYIGLFSPALVELFGISEMPHITGIMYMLQGAAGLMGTPLAGFLVTESTSPGSYLYMAVLVGSFMFISTVSVQWARIELMVERAGGKWQWTWGL, encoded by the exons ATGCCAGCTGAAGAAAATGGACAGAGTACTAGCCAAAGACATCAGAAGCCGTCAAAATG GCGCCAATGCTCGATAGTCATAGCCGCGTTCATGTTGAACTTTTCAGGATGTGGTCTTTTATTTTGCTTCGGGATTTTTCAATCTCTATACGAAGACATGTCGAGAAAGGCTGGTAACCCTTTCACTGGGGCCTCATCTGCTGAGATCACATTGATAGGGAGTATCGCCGCATCTCTTATGAAACTTGGGGCACC CATACTTGCAAGTTTTGGAACTACCTTGTGGCATTTGCAATTGACACAGGGGCTTTTGATCGGTATTGCAACATGTCTATCTTTTATGCCGTCTATGGTTGTTCCACCTAGCTGGTTTGGCCGCCACAGGGCATTGTGCATGGGAATAATCTCTTCTGGGACTGGTGTTGGCGGCCTGGTATGGTCCCCGGTCCTCACAGCCTGCATTGGCGAGTTCGGCTATCAAAATACTCTACGACTTACAGGCTGTATATGTACAGTTCTCATTTGTATATCAGGCTGTACTTTAACCTGGGAGCCACAGATGGCTGCTTCATTACAGGTTGCCAATACACGACCTAGTTGGGCTACTGCACTTTTCAAAGTTCCCCTGCCCCCACGAAAACTTGTATTGACCCGCAAATTCCTTGCGCAAAGTATCAACGCCTTCTTCCAAAGTGCTGCGTATTATACTCCTATATTTTACATCGCAGCCTTCTCCAAAACGCTTGGCTACAAAGACACAGACGGAGCCAACTTCACAGCTCTTAGCAATGCGTGTAATGCTATTGGAAAGGTCGGAGTCGGATTTATTGCTGATAGAATTGGGCGTCTAGACTCATTCTTTCTGACGACGCTTCTCAGTTGTACGTCTACAGCTGGTCTCTGGGTTTCGAGTACAGTTCTGGGGTCATCAGATGTAGAGCTTGGCAGGGCACTCTTCATTACTTTTACGGTTGTGTATGGCTTATTTGCCAGTGCGTACATTGGACTCTTCTCACCTGCGTTAGTAGAGCTGTTTGGTATATCCGAAATGCCTCACATCACTGGCATTATGTATATGCTCCAGGGCGCAGCTGGGCTGATGGGAACGCCGTTGGCGGGTTTCCTGGTGACTGAAAGCACATCCCCAGGTTCCTATTTGTACATGGCCGTTCTGGTGGGGTCCTTCATGTTCATCTCGACAGTATCCGTGCAATGGGCAAGGATAGAATTGATGGTTGAGCGCGCCGGTGGAAAGTGGCAATGGACATGGGGTCTGTGA
- a CDS encoding peptidase A4 family-domain-containing protein: protein MKFTLFLAATSLALAAPGTKLTPRDTSPVVPRSARRAKYSSHPNQRLWSLDSEARTKNDQYSGNWAGAVQIGSGYNKVQGTITVPEVSGADGAAASAWVGIDGDTCQTAILQTGISFYADGSFDAWYEWIPDYAYSFSNFDVSVGDQIRMTVDASSKTKGVATLENLTTNQKVTHSFTNTPSTLCETNAEWIVEAFQEGGSQVDLANFGTVTFTNAVVSGTKGTSGPSGAQIIDISPDQGQTVQAVGSITSNSVTVKYVGN, encoded by the coding sequence atgaagttcaCTCTCTTCCTCGCTGCCACCAGTCTTGCCCTCGCTGCTCCTGGCACCAAGCTCACTCCCCGTGACACTTCCCCCGTTGTCCCTCGCTCTGCCCGCCGAGCCAAGTACAGCTCTCACCCCAACCAGAGACTTTGGTCTCTTGACTCCGAGGCTCGCACCAAGAACGACCAGTACTCTGGCAACTGGGCTGGAGCTGTCCAGATCGGCAGCGGATACAACAAAGTCCAGGGCACCATCACTGTCCCTGAGGTCAGCGGCGCCGACGGCGCTGCTGCCTCTGCCTGGGTCGGTATCGACGGCGATACCTGCCAGACTGCCATTCTCCAGACTGGTATCTCCTTCTACGCTGATGGATCCTTCGATGCTTGGTATGAGTGGATTCCCGACTATGCCTACAGCTTCAGCAACTTTGACGTCTCTGTCGGAGACCAGATCCGCATGACCGTTGATGCTtcctccaagaccaagggtGTTGCTACCCTTGAGAACTTGACCACCAACCAGAAGGTCACTCACAGCTTCACCAACACTCCTTCTACTCTCTGCGAGACCAACGCTGAGTGGATTGTTGAGGCTTTCCAGGAGGGTGGTAGCCAGGTTGACCTTGCCAACTTTGGCACTGTCACTTTCACCAATGCTGTTGTCTCTGGAACCAAGGGTACTTCTGGTCCTTCTGGTGCTCAGATCATTGACATCTCTCCTGACCAGGGCCAGACTGTCCAGGCTGTTGGTTCTATCACCAGCAACTCTGTTACTGTGAAGTATGTTGGTAACTAG
- a CDS encoding major facilitator superfamily domain-containing protein, whose product MADLNEKATFDHASLKGAESTVEQTPEESEATKKLLRKCDLRLIPPLMVIFFLSFMDRTNIGNAKIQGMTEDLKMTGSDYNMALFVFFIPYIIFEVPSNIMIKRISPSLWLGGITVLWGISTVGMGLVNNVQGLIACRVLLGFFEAGIVPGCIYLISMYYRRYEVQWRMSLFFSAAILAGAFSGLLAFAIAKMHDVGGLEAWRWIFILEGILTVVIGVIAKWWIPDWPETAKFLNDDERSRLIARLADDSGDAKMDHLNKAAWKRILTDWKIYLGTLAYFGIVNNGYAGSFFIPTILREMGYAAERAQVLTIPVYIVATIGCLSAAYLADRLRHRYGFTMFGVVMTSIGYILLLLQHQVPTAARYFALFLLVTGGYITQPVVLGWLSNTMGGHYKRSIASAAQVGFGNLGGIVASNVYLTREAPEYWTGLGVSLGMVWICGVSCTAFYFLAIRENKKRDRGERDHRLQGADADNLGDDHPHWRYAT is encoded by the exons ATGGCTGACCTCAACGAGAAAGCTACCTTCGATCATGCCTCGCTTAAGGGTGCTGAGTCTACTGTGGAACAGACACCTGAGGAATCAGAGGCTACCAAGAAGCTTTTGCGGAAGTGCGATCTTCGTTTGATTCCCCCTCTGATGGTGATTTTCTTCCTATCCTTTATGGATAGAACCAATATTG GTAACGCAAAGATCCAAGGGATGACAGAGGATCTCAAGATGACGGGTAGCGATTACAACATGGCACttttcgtcttcttcatcccc TACATCATCTTTGAAGTCCCGTCGAATATCATGATCAAGAGGATATCGCCTTCGCTCTGGCTCGGTGGGATCACTGTTCTCTGGG GCATCTCTACGGTCGGCATGGGACTTGTCAATAATGTCCAAGGCCTGATAGCATGTCGGGtcctcctcggcttcttcgaaGCTGGAATCGTCCCCGGCTGCATCTACCTCATCAGCATGTACTACAGACGCTACGAAGTCCAATGGCGCATGTCTCTATTCTTCAGTGCTGCCATTTTGGCAGGTGCCTTTTCGGGTCTCTTGGCTTTTGCTATTGCTAAGATGCATGATGTTGGTGGACTTGAAGCATGGCGCTG GATCTTTATCCTGGAGGGTATTCTCACAGTAGTCATCGGCGTCATTGCCAAATGGTGGATCCCCGATTGGCCAGAGACCGCAAAGTTTCTCAACGACGATGAACGGTCTAGACTTATCGCTCGTCTAGCTGATGACTCGGGCGATGCAAAGATGGACCATCTCAACAAGGCAGCTTGGAAGAGAATCTTGACCGACTGGAAGATCTATCTAGGAACCCTAGCCTACTTTGGTATCGTCAACAACGGATATGCTGGCTCG TTCTTCATCCCTACCATCCTCCGCGAGATGGGATACGCCGCCGAGCGAGCGCAAGTGCTCACCATCCCAGTATACATCGTCGCAACCATAGGCTGTCTCTCAGCCGCATACCTCGCCGaccgtcttcgtcatcgcTACGGCTTCACCATGTTCGGCGTCGTGATGACGAGTATCGGCTACATCCTCCTCCTActccaacaccaagtccCCACTGCAGCACGATACTTcgccctcttcctccttgttACAGGTGGTTACATCACCCAGCCCGTCGTTCTCGGATGGCTATCCAACACTATGGGCGGACACTACAAGCGTTCTATCGCATCAGCTGCTCAGGTTGGCTTTGGCAATCTTGGTGGTATCGTCGCATCGAACGTATATCTTACACGTGAGGCACCGGAGTACTGGACTGGGCTGGGAGTTAGTCTTGGTATGGTGTGGATTTGCGGTGTTTCTTGTACGGCGTTTTACTTCCTTGCGATTAGGGAGAATAAGAAGAGGGATCGTGGGGAGAGGGATCATAGACTTCAGGGTGCAGATGCTGATAACCTGGGCGATGATCATCCTCATTGGAGATATGCCACTTAG
- a CDS encoding nucleoside phosphorylase domain-containing protein, producing MAPTKFPTEPASFQVAIVCALPREADAVTLLFDEIWTKTHDDGQGSDRNTYATGRIAQHKVVLATLPGMGTINAARSTVKLTAKYTGLRLALLVGICGGSPRITNTNAFLGDVVMSKSILQYDFGKQYPYHFVVRRSVEDSLGRPNKEIRSLLAAFETELVDQRLKRAATGHLGHLQNIAKKDQRYADYQYPGAAKDKLYPSKYHHKHRRSCSECTNDPNAICNAATKSSCIELGCDPSQLVARRRTANPPAGADFVPQLFIGRVGSGNSVVKSALHRDRIAADHGIIAFEIEGAGVWDHVPCIVVKGICDYADSHKNKDWQDFASATAASVAKAIVERYASYKRYVLVLSYGTKLTWVDFRGINKRSVAGNSAGGGAWVNQGDVTGNATSMSGPGQVPGEHDPRCPSRFPEKW from the exons ATGGCTCCGACAAAGTTTCCCACCGAACCAGCGAGTTTTCAAGTAGCGATCGTCTGCGCTCTCCCTCGTGAAGCTGATGCTGTCACTCTACTCTTCGACGAAATTTGGACCAAAACGCACGACGATGGACAAGGTTCAGATCGGAATACCTATGCCACTGGGCGGATTGCACAGCACAAGGTCGTCCTGGCTACTCTACCCGGCATGGGCACAATCAATGCGGCGAGGTCAACTGTCAAACTGACAGCAAAATATACTGGCTTGAGGCTAGCACTCCTTGTTGGTATCTGTGGCGGTTCACCTCGAATCACCAACACGAATGCGTTTCTAGGAGATGTAGTGATGAGCAAGTCTATCCTCCAATACGACTTCGGCAAACAGTACCCTTATCACTTCGTCGTCAGAAGGTCGGTTGAGGACAGTCTTGGAAGACCCAATAAAGAGATACGATCACTGCTTGCGGCGTTCGAAACGGAATTGGTCGACCAGAGACTAAAGCGCGCTGCCACAGGCCATCTCGGGCATTTGCAAAACATTGCAAAGAAAGACCAGCGTTACGCCGACTATCAATATCCCGGAGCGGCGAAGGACAAACTATATCCCTCCAAGTACCATCACAAGCACAGGAGATCATGCAGCGAATGCACGAATGACCCAAATGCCATTTGTAACGCAGCCACCAAGTCCTCTTGTATCGAACTTGGGTGTGATCCGTCTCAACTAGTTGCAAGGCGTCGCACTGCGAATCCTCCTGCAGGTGCAGACTTTGTTCCACAACTCTTCATCGGTCGAGTTGGTTCAGGCAATTCCGTTGTAAAAAGTGCCTTGCATCGCGATCGAATTGCTGCCGACCATGGCATTATTGCGTTTGAGATCGAAGGCGCCGGTGTATGGGATCATGTACCTTGCATTGTAGTCAAGGGGATTTGCGACTATGCCGATAGTCACAAAAATAAAGACTGGCAAGACTTCGCCTCTGCTACAGCCGCTTCTGTTGCTAAAGCCATCGTGGAGCGGTATGC CTCCTATAAGCGGTATGTTTTGGTCCTCTCTTATGGTACAAAGCTTACATGGGTAGACTTCCGTGGTATCAACAAGCGTAGCGTCGCTGGCAATTCTGCCGGGGGTGGAGCGTGGGTTAATCAGGGCGATGTAACAGGCAACGCGACATCCATGTCTGGCCCTGGTCAAGTTCCAGGAGAGCATGACCCCAGATGTCCCTCGCGTTTTCCAGAAAAATGGTAG
- a CDS encoding major facilitator superfamily domain-containing protein, whose translation MESKSEGKPTLSNVSPKTLQMARSSSPEILWLMMRNSPSPWQTMSLIRSKKEIFFARLTLHFLLLCVGYQITTSADMKTLDYSLLVYLFFVGYFLCEVPSNMIMNKCRPSIYLPTIVWNYKGFLAGRFFLGCIEAGLFPGAIYLLTCWYTKKEIGKRFCIFYTSGCIAPALGGIMAGAIVKGLEGVRGIPGWRWLFIVEGALTVFCGFGLYFLLPDYPRNARYFSPDQRRLAQIRILVDRQVSVGSTTRRMTSWQAFKAVVTDGKAWFFLIAYSIIILGMSISYFVPTILKAMGYTKATAQWMTVPIWITGAVCQLALSWTSDKLQDRRWYSCCIYGLAAVACIISAFVHSAIAKYVMMCLLVAGLYTGLPLMLNWTSESIPFPDQKRFIAIAFVNSFGHLAIIYGSYLWPSTNAPQHLVGFATLTATCGFGCVIAIVAPWYFKLLPNEPVTKAERELVALQQQDQQRQES comes from the exons ATGGAGTCCAAAAGTGAAGGCAAGCCCACCCTCAGCAACGTGTCTCCAAAGACCTTGCAGATGGCGAGATCTTCAAGCCCGGAGATACTCtggctgatgatgaggaactCACCATCGCCTTGGCAAACTATGTCCCTGATACGGTCGAAGAAAGAAATCTTTTTCGCAAGATTGACTTTACacttcctccttctttgtGTTGGAT ATCAAATTACTACGTCTGCTGACATGAAGACGCTAGACTACTCGCTCCTTGTGTACCTGTTCTTCGTCGGCTACTTCCTCTGCGAAGTCCCCTCCAACATGATCATGAACAAATGCCGCCCATCAATCTACCTCCCAACCATAGTCTGG AACTACAAGGGCTTCCTTGCCGGACGGTTCTTCCTCGGCTGCATCGAAGCTGGTCTCTTCCCTGGCGCCATCTACCTTTTGACATGCTGGTACACCAAGAAGGAAATTG GCAAGCGATTCTGTATCTTCTACACATCTGGCTGCATCGCCCCAGCTTTGGGTGGTATCATGGCCGGTGCCATCGTTAAAGGTCTCGAAGGAGTCCGGGGCATTCCCGGCTGGCGCTGGCTATTCATCGTCGAGGGCGCCCTCACCGTCTTCTGCGGTTTCGGACTATACTTTCTTCTACCAGATTATCCTCGAAACGCCCGCTACTTCTCTCCCGACCAGCGTCGCCTCGCGCAGATTCGCATCCTCGTCGATCGGCAGGTCAGTGTCGGCAGCACGACACGCCGTATGACTTCGTGGCAGGCTTTCAAGGCTGTTGTCACTGATGGAAAGGCCTGGTTCTTCCTCATCGCTTATAGTATCATCATCCTGGGCATGTCGATCTCATACTTTGTTCCGACGATTCTCAAGGCTATGGGCTACACAAAGGCCACGGCGCAGTGGATGACTGTTCCCATCTGGATCACCGGCGCCGTGTGTCAATTGGCTCTGTCTTGGACTTCAGACAAGCTCCAAGATAGAAGATGGTATAGCTGCTGTATTTACGGACTTGCGGCTGTCGCATGCATAATCTCGGCCTTCGTTCATTCCGCCATTGCCAAATATGTCATGATGTGCCTGCTTGTTGCTGGCCTCTACACCGGACTCCCTCTCATGCTCAATTGGACAAGCGAGTCGATACCTTTTCCTGACCAGAAGCGCTTCATTGCTATTGCCTTTGTCAACTCATTTGGCCATCTGGCCATTATCTATGGAAGCTATCTGTGGCCCAGCACCAATGCTCCCCAGCACTTGGTCGGTTTTGCGACTCTGACAGCTACCTGCGGCTTCGGATGTGTTATCGCGATTGTTGCTCCATGGTACTTCAAGCTTCTACCCAACGAGCCTGTCACCAAGGCCGAACGAGAGCTAGTAGCTCTTCAACAGCAGGACCAGCAAAGACAGGAGTCATGA
- a CDS encoding protein-tyrosine phosphatase-like protein has product MDNTTKRPPSIEWSELFAQNPSYEPTTYKALDNLASNGDLAFLHAKFWNEIREWTRNDITDMSRIVHPELAGPGSIFIGGMNHALNEDILAKNDIHAVIAIHPKDSLAWDKSNITYGLQRFFPGENGITSSVVKYPLIIPLEDNANSNLIDYFDQTNAFIKRHSGEGRNILIHCKSGRSRSVAVLIAYLQQKFCSEKGLASLKDKTTAKEKMRIQREEITEAIRTQRLPVVVIMERFDELLARYDLQLIGAPDYESKNTNGLPASALVESKILESSKQPELVAKKESKVVQTKGGAAVLKICVAAAFFKNNQKPTEAVVHQFFEVNEAYFYELEALEYKGRSASAGLTSRVLARWTKSDRGETARLTYTNMAPSQWRRSRRLQMHKSVATFLTIPVSTCEYGWDTESDRLTAAIHYWKDYKAGCGSLSTCSTPSGGKSWGCCDEKSCYIPATCEDASAPDCGGTAASLCPYSPIMKCTYGASSRCLYFIYQTASDDNSKLTSWGCGETPTTYIVGPLQAEHTASATAPTNDETDSSSGLSKDATIALAVILPVVGLAILVAAAMLFIRRRKKRERNAISAPGEGARSEMEQTTEYAPVPAVPPYEMGDNGLRPELDSHEVRYGTN; this is encoded by the exons ATGGACAATACTACCAAGCGGCCCCCGTCAATAGAGTGGAGCGAGCTATTTGCGCAAAACCCCTCCTATGAGCCGACTACGTACAAGGCACTCGACAACCTCGCGTCGAATGGCGACCTCGCTTTTCTGCATGCCAAGTTCTGGAACGAGATCCGTGAATGGACCCGGAATGACATCACGGATATGTCGCGCATCGTTCACCCAGAGCTTGCGGGACCCGGGAGCATTTTTATCGGGGGCATGAACCATGCGCTTAACGAAGATATTCTTGCGAAAAATGATATCCATGCGGTTATTGCTATTCATCCCAAGGACTCACTTGCATGGGACAAGAGCAACATCACCTACGGGCTACAAAGGTTCTTCCCTGGCGAAAACGGCATCACAAGCAGCGTCGTGAAGTACCCCCTCATTATTCCGCTAGAGGACAATGCCAACTCAAATCTGATCGATTACTTCGATCAGACTAATGCTTTTATCAAGCGGCATAGTGGCGAGGGGAGGAACATCTTGATTCACTGTAAATCTGGGCGCTCACGCTCTGTCGCAGTGCTAATCGCGTATCTGCAGCAAAAGTTCTGCTCCGAGAAAGGTCTTGCATCTCTGAAGGACAAGACTACGGCTAAAGAGAAGATGCGGATACAACGTGAGGAGATCACAGAGGCGATACGTACGCAACGCCTCCCTGTAGTCGTTATAATGGAACGATTTGATGAGCTGTTGGCGCGGTACGACCTCCAACTTATCGGGGCTCCAGACTATGAGAGCAAGAATACGAATGGACTTCCTGCTTCTGCGCTGGTGGAATCTAAGATTCTTGAGAGCAGCAAACAACCAGAGCTTGTAGCGAAAAAGGAGAGTAAGGTCGTACAGACAAAGGGTGGCGCGGCAGTGCTTAAGATATGTGTTGCTGCAGCTTTCTTTAAGAACAACCAGAAGCCTACGGAAGCCGTAGTGCATCAATTCTTCGAAGTTAACGAGGCCTACTTTTATGAGCTAGAAGCATTAGAGTACAAGGGTCG ATCAGCTTCAGCTGGCCTCACGTCGAGAGTACTGGCAAGATGGACGAAATCCGACCGCGGGGAAACAGCCCGCCTTACATACACGAACATGGCGCCGTCACAGTGGAGGCGCTCAAGGCGACTACAGATGCACAAATCTGTGGCTACTTTTCTGACAATCCCGGTAAGCACCTGCGAATATGGCTGGGACACCGAGTCAGACCGGCTAACTGCTGCCATTCACTACTGGAAAGACTACAAGGCAGGCTGCGGTTCACTATCCACCTGCAGCACTCCCAGCGGCGGCAAGTCATGGGGTTGTTGCGACGAGAAAAGCTGCTACATCCCCGCTACATGTGAGGATGCTTCAGCTCCCGACTGTGGGGGCACTGCTGCCTCACTCTGCCCTTACTCTCCAATCATGAAATG CACCTACGGAGCCTCGTCGCGGTGCCTCTACTTCATTTACCAAACCGCTTCCGACGACAACTCCAAGCTTACGTCCTGGGGTTGCGGGGAAACGCCGACGACATACATCGTCGGACCGCTGCAAGCTGAGCATACTGCTTCAGCGACGGCCCCAACGAATGACGAAACAGATTCAAGCTCCGGTCTTTCAAAGGACGCCACGATTGCTCTTGCCGTTATTCTCCCTGTTGTAGGGTTGGCGATCCTTGTGGCTGCAGCCATGCTGTTCATCCGGCGGCGTAAGAAGAGAGAGCGCAACGCGATTTCGGCGCCCGGTGAAGGAGCAAGATCTGAGATGGAGCAAACTACGGAATATGCGCCTGTCCCTGCAGTGCCACCGTACGAGATGGGTGACAATGGCTTGCGGCCCGAACTAGACAGCCATGAAGTTCGTTATGGGACTAATTAA
- a CDS encoding thiamine pyrophosphate enzyme, N-terminal TPP binding domain-containing protein, which produces MKLEAQATESDRTDPASTKPSMYTTSFAFFEALVEAGVKNCFVNLGSDHPSILEAMVKGQREMPDKFPRIITCPNEMVALSMADGYARLSGEAQCVIVHVDVGTSALAAAIHNAAMGRAPVLIFAGLSPYSIEGELLGSRTEFIHWIQDVPDQKQIVSQYCRYVGEIKTGKNVKQMVRRALQLATSHPQGPSYLMGAREVMEETIEPYTINSAFWKPVAPAALPQEAVQEIAEALVNASDPLVIVGFTGRNHAAVEPLVALANTIKGLRVLDTGCSDMCFPADHPGWLGMKYGVDSAIQNADVFLILDCDVPWINKLCKPKSNARIFHLDVDPLKESMLVFYIDAEQRYRVDAEISLRQITDYLRASLSEKLATSEFDRREQALQKSYTERIQTLDAKAKPLDSGKLTTDYVCSTLRAKLPEDTIWAVEAITNMISVADQIRATIPGQWIHCGGGGLGWSGGGALGIKLAADAADALIPGKRKRYVVQIVGDGSYMFSVPSSVYWISARYGIPVLTIVLNNLGWNAPKRSMLLVHPDGPASRATNEELNISFAPSPDYAGIAKAASNGVIFGARVADISEFQSALAGAVESLDRGVSAVLDVAI; this is translated from the exons ATGAAATTAGAAGCTCAAGCGACAGAATCAGATCGTACGGATCCTGCATCGACAAAGCCCAGCAT GTACACAACATCGTTCGCCTTCTTCGAGGCCCTGGTCGAAGCAGGCGTCAAGAACTGCTTCGTGAATCTCGGGTCTGACCATCCTAGTATTCTTGAGGCTATGGTGAAAGGTCAACGAGAAATGCCAGATAAATTTCCCAGAATCATCACATGTCCCAATGAAATGGTTGCGCTGTCCATGGCAGATGGATATGCGAGATTGAGTGGCGAAGCGCAATGTGTCATTGTgcatgttgatgttggcaCTTCTGCTCTTGCGGCTGCTATTCATAACGCTGCTATGGGAAGGGCACCGGTTTTGATCTTTGCGGGGTTATCGCCTTATTCTATTGAGGGAGAACTTCTTGGTTCGAGAACTGAGTTCAT CCACTGGATTCAAGACGTTCCTGATCAGAAACAAATAGTCTCCCAGTACTGCCGTTACGTTGGTGAGATCAAAACTGGAAAAAACGTCAAGCAAATGGTCCGTCGCGCCCTGCAACTCGCCACAAGTCACCCCCAAGGACCCTCATATCTCATGGGCGCCCGCGAAGTCATGGAAGAAACCATTGAGCCATACACCATCAACTCGGCCTTCTGGAAACCCGTCGCACCCGCCGCCCTCCCCCAAGAAGCCGTGCAAGAAATCGCAGAAGCTCTGGTCAACGCTTCTGATCCGTTGGTCATCGTCGGTTTCACCGGTCGGAACCACGCTGCGGTTGAACCTCTCGTGGCGCTGGCGAATACTATCAAGGGCCTGAGGGTTCTTGATACGGGATGCTCGGATATGTGCTTCCCTGCAGATCATCCTGGCTGGCTGGGTATGAAGTACGGCGTTGACTCGGCGATTCAGAACGCCGATGTTTTTCTTATTTTGGATTGCGATGTTCCTTGGATTAATAAGCTTTGCAAACCAAAGAGTAATGCGAGGATCTTCCATCTCGATGTTGATCCGTTGAAGGAGAGCATGTTGGTCTTTTATATCGATGCGGAACAGCGATATCGTGTTGATGCGGAGATTTCCCTCCGACAGATCACAGATTATCTTCGGGCATCACTTtctgagaagcttgccaCTTCAGAGTTTGATCGTCGGGAACAAGCTCTCCAGAAATCCTACACTGAACGGATCCAGACGCTTGATGCGAAGGCCAAGCCTCTCGACTCAGGCAAACTCACAACAGACTACGTCTGCTCCACGTTACGCGCCAAGTTACCCGAAGACACAATCTGGGCCGTCGAGGCAATCACAAATATGATTTCAGTCGCAGATCAAATCCGAGCTACCATTCCCGGACAATGGATCCACTGCGGCGGCGGCGGTCTCGGCTGGAGCGGCGGTGGCGCACTGGGTATCAAACTAGCCGCCGACGCAGCAGATGCTCTCATCCCCGGTAAGCGCAAACGATACGTTGTGCAAATCGTAGGCGACGGGTCATACATGTTCTCTGTGCCCTCAAGCGTATACTGGATCTCCGCCCGGTATGGCATTCCCGTTCTGACCATCGTCTTGAACAACCTTGGGTGGAATGCGCCTAAACGGTCGATGCTGCTGGTTCACCCTGATGGTCCTGCGTCAAGGGCTACAAATGAGGAGTTGAATATTTCGTTTGCGCCCAGTCCAGACTATGCGGGCATTGCGAAGGCTGCGAGCAATGGGGTGATCTTTGGTGCGAGGGTTGCTGATATCTCAGAGTTTCAGAGTGCGCTGGCTGGGGCGGTTGAGAGTTTGGACAGAGGCGTCTCTGCTGTATTGGACGTGGCGATTTAA